One segment of Argiope bruennichi chromosome 11, qqArgBrue1.1, whole genome shotgun sequence DNA contains the following:
- the LOC129957299 gene encoding uncharacterized protein LOC129957299, whose protein sequence is MGPRRNAPFSGHLSLPKPFDIFFIVKRVSTEKETFHSVSPFLVEKSLTGNIGEVASVRKLRSGDLLVEVSSRQQSHKILKLKSFGPIPVTITPHGSMNSSRGVITCGELFNVPLEEITEKLQNQGVTHVRRIAIRRDGQLQNTKHLILTFHSPKLPDSIKAGYMKLPVRPCIPNPLRCFKCQRFGHSKTNCRGTLTCARCAVVGHESTECSSKEKCVNCKGEHTSFSRDCPAWKLEKEIVTVKVKEQVSFPEARRIVRARTPAYGTSYASAVKGQLKTVGIQYDTKDFKQGSGSDVPVAIVDTESDHNPDFVPISTKRNRKKLRSTSQKSLLLKLSKKNKSKTDVKKLPSFTVKNSVALGLATEGLVQKDLPSLFGMPNSPDHISLHPSEEEEDFSMSCDPSHAQNSVFKDKPPIPLS, encoded by the coding sequence ATGGGGCCTCGCCGTaatgctcccttcagtgggcatcttTCGTTACCAAAACCTTTCGatatcttttttattgtaaagcGTGTTTCAAcggaaaaagaaacttttcactCTGTATCACCTTTTTTGGTCGAAAAATCTCTAACTGGAAACATTGGAGAGGTGGCATCCGTTCGAAAGCTCCGATCGGGTGACCTACTTGTTGAAGTGTCGTCGCGACAGCAATCCCACAAAATTCTAAAGCTGAAATCTTTTGGACCGATACCTGTTACTATTACTCCCCATGGTTCTATGAATTCCTCGAGGGGTGTTATTACCTGCGGGGAATTGTTTAATGTTCCTTTGGAGGAGATTACTGAGAAATTACAAAATCAAGGAGTGACGCATGTCCGCCGCATTGCTATCCGGCGAGATGGACAGTTACAAAATACTAAAcatcttattttaacttttcattctcCAAAATTGCCAGATTCAATAAAGGCCGGCTATATGAAATTGCCTGTAAGGCCTTGTATACCTAACCCTTTAAGATGCTTCaagtgccagcgttttggccattCAAAGACTAACTGCCGTGGGACTTtaacttgcgcccgttgtgcagtaGTTGGCCATGAGAGCACTGAATGTTCATCGAAAGAGAAATGTGTGAACTGCAAAGGAGAACATACTTCTTTCTCCCGTGATTGCCCTGcttggaaattagaaaaagaaatagtcACAGTGAAGGTCAAAGAGCAGGTATCATTCCCTGAAGCTCGACGAATTGTGAGAGCTAGAACACCTGcatatggaaccagctatgcttcTGCGGTTAAGGGGCAGCTAAAAACTGTGGGAATTCAATACGatacaaaagattttaaacagGGCTCTGGATCCGATGTTCCAGTTGCAATTGTAGATACCGAATCCGATCATAACCCTGATTTTGTTCCAATATCAACCAAACGCAATAGAAAGAAACTCAGGTCTACTTCTCAAAAATCTTTATTACTTAagctttcaaagaaaaataaatctaaaacagATGTGAAAAAGTTGCCTTCGTTCACAGTAAAGAATTCTGTCGCTTTGGGGCTAGCGACTGAGGGCTTAGTTCAGAAGGACCTACCGTCCTTATTTGGCATGCCCAATAGTCCTGATCATATTTCACTCCATCCGTCAGAAGAGGAGGAGGATTTTTCTATGAGTTGCGATCCTTCGCATGCTCAAAACAGTGTTTTTAAAGACAAACCTCCCATTCcactttcttaa